Proteins encoded together in one Lathyrus oleraceus cultivar Zhongwan6 chromosome 5, CAAS_Psat_ZW6_1.0, whole genome shotgun sequence window:
- the LOC127085583 gene encoding small RNA-binding protein 11, chloroplastic yields MAVAREFSAALFSCSKPHASLFQRLFIRKKTSKIFVKGLAFSTTEEKLAEAFSQYGNVLKADIVLNKAKNRSKGFGYVTFSEEEEARKAQIDMNGKILHGRVLYVDMDPPDEQKKTYKHAIKNTHADNDDVHMD; encoded by the exons ATGGCAGTAGCGCGAGAATTTTCCGCAGCGTTGTTCTCTTGCTCAAAGCCTCACGCTTCTCTTTTTCAACGTCTCTTCATTCGTAAAAAGACTTCCAAGATTTTTGTTAAAG GTTTAGCATTTTCTACTACAGAAGAGAAATTAGCTGAAGCTTTTTCTCAATACGGAAATGTTCTCAAAG CTGATATAGTGTTGAATAAAGCCAAGAATAGATCCAAAGGTTTTGGATATGTGACTTTTTCAGAGGAGGAAGAAGCCCGCAAAGCACAGATCGACATGAATGGAAAG ATATTACACGGACGTGTCTTATACGTAGACATGGATCCACCTGACGAGCAAAAGAAAACTTACAAGCACGCAATTAAAAATACACATGCTGATAATGATGATGTGCATATGGATTGA